From Sphingopyxis sp. MWB1, a single genomic window includes:
- a CDS encoding trans-sulfuration enzyme family protein, giving the protein MKKTTGLNRDKTRHWRPATQAIRGGTWRSEHGETSEALFLTSGYTYDSAEEVAARFAGEEIGMTYSRLQNPTVAMLEERIALMEGAEACRAQATGMAAMTTALLCQLSAGDHIVAGRAAFGSCRWLVDHLCPRFGIETTVVDGRDNDAWEAAIRPNTKVFFFETPANPTMDIVDMRHVCGLAKAHGITSVVDNAFATSVLQRPMDYGADVVAYSATKLMDGQGRVLAGAVCGSEAFINDVLLPFQRNTGPNLAPFNAWVVLKGLETLDLRAQRQSDNALKVGAFVEGRVPRILHPGLASHPQHNLAKSQMSACGPIFSFILDGGREQAMALLNALELVDISNNIGDSRTLCCHPASTTHYGVSAEAREEMGVAEGMLRINIGLEDPEDIIADLDQALTKVGL; this is encoded by the coding sequence ATGAAGAAAACGACCGGCCTCAACCGTGACAAGACCCGCCACTGGCGCCCGGCGACGCAGGCAATTCGCGGCGGCACCTGGCGCAGCGAGCATGGCGAAACCTCGGAGGCCCTCTTCCTCACCTCGGGCTATACCTATGACAGCGCCGAGGAAGTCGCCGCCCGCTTTGCCGGGGAAGAAATCGGCATGACCTATTCGCGCCTCCAGAATCCGACCGTCGCGATGCTGGAAGAGCGCATCGCGCTGATGGAAGGGGCCGAGGCTTGCCGCGCGCAGGCGACCGGCATGGCCGCCATGACCACCGCTTTGCTCTGCCAATTGTCGGCGGGCGATCATATTGTCGCGGGCCGTGCCGCCTTCGGTTCTTGCCGCTGGCTGGTCGATCATCTCTGCCCCCGTTTCGGCATTGAAACCACGGTCGTCGACGGGCGCGACAATGATGCGTGGGAAGCTGCCATCCGCCCGAATACCAAGGTATTCTTTTTCGAAACCCCCGCCAATCCGACGATGGACATTGTCGACATGCGCCATGTCTGCGGGCTCGCTAAGGCGCATGGCATCACCAGCGTCGTCGACAATGCCTTTGCGACCAGCGTCTTGCAGCGCCCGATGGATTATGGCGCCGATGTCGTCGCCTATTCGGCGACCAAGCTGATGGACGGACAGGGGCGGGTGCTCGCGGGCGCAGTCTGCGGCAGCGAGGCCTTCATCAACGATGTGCTCCTCCCCTTTCAGCGCAACACCGGCCCCAATCTGGCCCCCTTCAACGCCTGGGTCGTGCTGAAGGGGCTGGAGACGCTCGATCTGCGCGCGCAGCGCCAATCGGACAATGCGTTGAAGGTCGGCGCCTTTGTCGAAGGCCGCGTGCCCCGCATCCTTCACCCGGGGCTCGCCAGCCACCCGCAACATAATCTTGCAAAAAGCCAGATGAGCGCGTGCGGCCCCATCTTCTCCTTCATCCTCGATGGCGGGCGCGAGCAGGCGATGGCCTTGCTCAACGCGCTCGAACTCGTCGATATTTCCAATAATATCGGCGACTCGCGCACGCTCTGCTGCCATCCCGCCTCGACGACCCATTATGGCGTCTCCGCCGAAGCGCGGGAGGAAATGGGGGTCGCCGAAGGCATGCTGCGCATCAATATCGGGCTCGAAGACCCCGAGGACATTATCGCCGACCTCGACCAGGCATTGACCAAGGTCGGGCTTTGA
- the leuB gene encoding 3-isopropylmalate dehydrogenase: MKILLLPGDGIGPEIMAEAEKLLAALDLPVTLDHALVGGAAYAATGYPLPAETLEKAKAADAILFGAVGDPRFDTVERHLRPEQAILGLRAELGLFANLRPARLFSGLEDSSALRPEVASAIDLLIVRELNGDVYFGEKGMRTTDSGEKQGYDIMAYSESEVRRIAHVAFKAAQGRRGRLCSVDKANVLETSQLWRDVVTDVARDYPDVTLSHMYVDNAAMQLVRNPGQFDVIVTGNLFGDILSDQASMCVGSIGLLASASLSAGTQGLYEPIHGSAPDIAGQGIANPLAMILSLAMLLRHSGGDEANAARIEAAVAQVLADGCRGADLGGTMGTAALGDAVVAALN; the protein is encoded by the coding sequence GTGAAAATCCTGCTCCTACCCGGCGACGGCATCGGCCCTGAAATCATGGCGGAAGCGGAGAAGCTGCTCGCGGCGCTCGACCTTCCCGTGACGCTCGACCATGCGCTGGTCGGGGGGGCGGCCTATGCCGCCACGGGGTACCCGCTGCCTGCTGAAACGCTGGAAAAGGCGAAGGCCGCCGACGCCATTCTCTTTGGTGCCGTGGGGGACCCGCGCTTCGACACGGTCGAACGCCATCTGCGGCCCGAGCAGGCCATTTTGGGTCTGCGGGCGGAGCTTGGCCTCTTTGCCAATCTGCGCCCGGCGCGGCTCTTTTCCGGGCTGGAGGATAGCTCCGCGCTGCGCCCCGAAGTGGCTTCGGCCATCGACCTGCTCATTGTGCGCGAGCTCAACGGCGACGTCTATTTCGGCGAAAAGGGGATGCGGACCACCGATAGCGGTGAAAAGCAGGGCTATGACATCATGGCCTATAGCGAAAGCGAAGTGCGCCGCATCGCTCATGTCGCCTTCAAGGCTGCCCAGGGACGGCGCGGGCGACTCTGCTCGGTCGACAAGGCCAATGTCCTCGAAACCTCGCAGCTCTGGCGCGATGTGGTGACGGACGTTGCGCGCGACTATCCGGACGTCACGCTGTCGCACATGTATGTCGACAATGCCGCGATGCAGCTTGTGCGTAATCCGGGCCAGTTCGACGTCATCGTCACCGGCAATTTGTTCGGCGATATCCTGTCCGACCAGGCGTCGATGTGTGTCGGCTCGATTGGCCTTCTCGCCTCGGCATCGCTCAGCGCGGGGACGCAGGGCCTTTATGAACCCATTCACGGCAGCGCCCCCGATATTGCGGGGCAGGGCATCGCTAATCCGCTCGCCATGATCCTCTCGCTCGCCATGTTGCTGCGCCATTCGGGCGGCGATGAAGCCAATGCCGCGCGGATCGAGGCGGCGGTCGCGCAGGTTTTGGCGGACGGTTGCCGGGGCGCCGACCTTGGCGGCACCATGGGCACGGCGGCGCTGGGCGACGCGGTGGTTGCCGCGCTCAATTGA
- a CDS encoding LysR family transcriptional regulator yields the protein MKRTHLPLNALRVFDAAARHLSFTRAADELAVTPAAVGQQIRALEDMLGVVLFRRTPKGLELTGEANAGLDALRQGFLQFEESVRAMQAGQSSQSLTIAAPRDFTAKWLAPRLAQYSQQAPDVRFTLVSADGGIDFTEANLDLAIFWADGPGEHEGIALSDPAMVTVAGPASESETRIAWPGCPADEGEAALRLGDAGLAIDAATNGLGRACVPALLAAADLAAGRVRQIGEALPGKQAYWLVAPLPQWRQAKVKAIVAALSAG from the coding sequence ATGAAGCGCACCCATCTGCCCCTGAACGCCTTGCGCGTATTTGACGCGGCTGCCCGCCATCTCAGCTTCACGCGCGCCGCCGACGAACTCGCGGTCACCCCCGCTGCCGTGGGCCAGCAAATTCGCGCGCTCGAAGATATGCTGGGCGTCGTCCTCTTCCGCCGCACGCCCAAGGGGCTGGAACTGACCGGAGAGGCCAATGCTGGCCTCGATGCGCTGCGGCAAGGTTTTTTGCAGTTCGAAGAATCGGTGCGCGCGATGCAGGCGGGGCAATCGTCGCAATCGCTGACGATCGCCGCCCCGCGCGACTTCACCGCCAAATGGCTGGCCCCGCGTCTCGCCCAATATAGCCAGCAGGCACCCGATGTGCGCTTCACCCTCGTGTCGGCTGATGGCGGGATCGACTTTACCGAAGCCAATCTCGACCTTGCCATTTTCTGGGCTGACGGCCCCGGCGAGCATGAAGGCATTGCGCTGTCCGATCCCGCGATGGTCACCGTCGCCGGCCCGGCCAGCGAAAGCGAAACGCGCATCGCCTGGCCCGGATGCCCCGCCGACGAAGGCGAAGCGGCGCTGCGTCTCGGCGATGCCGGGCTTGCGATTGACGCCGCCACCAACGGGCTGGGCCGCGCCTGCGTCCCCGCGCTTCTCGCCGCCGCCGATCTGGCGGCAGGCCGCGTGCGGCAAATTGGCGAGGCGCTGCCGGGCAAACAGGCCTATTGGCTGGTTGCCCCGCTGCCGCAATGGCGTCAGGCGAAGGTAAAGGCGATTGTCGCCGCCCTGTCAGCAGGATAG
- a CDS encoding outer membrane protein: MKFASLLAATAVSLIAVPAMAQEGRDLSRDFNGAYVAVGGGATLQGSDRGETLVFDTDGDGTYGDTVRTSGGTDFFAPGFCNGAANGAISEGCRNDKDGVEFFGRAGYDKRMGNFVLGALVEGGHSAARDYVSGFSSDGDSYTMSREADYIVSTRLRAGFTPGGGALFYVTGGPTYARLDNKFSTTDTDTAFTDNGKTNAWGYSAGGGAEVMLTQNLGLGLEYLYTDVKDKDYTVQAGAGAAPINDPFLGQGGTDIRRSDPHFRTHSVRGTVSYRF; this comes from the coding sequence ATGAAATTCGCCTCTCTCCTCGCTGCTACAGCGGTAAGTTTAATCGCGGTCCCCGCGATGGCGCAGGAAGGCCGCGATTTGTCGCGTGACTTTAACGGTGCTTATGTTGCAGTTGGCGGCGGCGCCACCCTTCAAGGAAGCGATCGCGGTGAAACGCTGGTGTTCGACACCGATGGTGACGGCACCTATGGCGACACCGTCCGCACCTCGGGCGGCACTGATTTCTTCGCCCCGGGCTTCTGCAATGGCGCGGCCAATGGTGCCATCAGCGAAGGCTGCCGCAATGACAAGGATGGCGTCGAATTTTTCGGACGCGCCGGATATGACAAGCGTATGGGCAATTTCGTCCTCGGCGCGCTGGTCGAAGGCGGCCACAGCGCTGCACGCGACTACGTCAGCGGTTTCTCGTCGGACGGCGACAGCTACACCATGAGCCGCGAGGCCGACTATATCGTCAGCACGCGTCTTCGCGCTGGTTTCACCCCCGGCGGCGGCGCGCTCTTCTATGTGACGGGTGGCCCTACCTATGCGCGTCTCGATAATAAATTTTCGACGACCGACACGGACACTGCCTTCACCGATAACGGAAAAACCAATGCCTGGGGTTATTCGGCCGGCGGCGGTGCGGAAGTTATGCTGACGCAGAACCTCGGCCTCGGCCTCGAATATCTTTACACCGATGTGAAGGACAAGGATTATACCGTTCAGGCGGGTGCGGGCGCAGCCCCGATCAACGATCCCTTCCTCGGACAGGGCGGCACCGATATTCGCCGCAGCGATCCGCATTTCCGCACGCACAGTGTTCGCGGAACGGTCAGCTATCGCTTCTAA
- the apaG gene encoding Co2+/Mg2+ efflux protein ApaG — MIDSFFPFAATTGTITVRVAVNYLPEQSHPALGRWFWAYHIRIENHGEAAAQLISRHWRITDGHGQLSEVEGEGVVGEQPVIQPGGAYDYVSGCPLATPEGAMVGSYMMEMGDGDQSLVAIPEFPLVAPATAK, encoded by the coding sequence ATGATCGACTCCTTCTTCCCCTTCGCCGCGACCACGGGCACCATCACGGTGCGCGTCGCCGTTAATTATCTGCCCGAACAGTCGCACCCGGCGCTGGGCCGCTGGTTCTGGGCCTATCATATCCGCATCGAAAATCATGGCGAAGCCGCTGCCCAGCTGATCAGCCGTCACTGGCGCATCACCGACGGTCACGGCCAGCTCAGCGAGGTCGAGGGTGAGGGGGTTGTCGGCGAACAGCCAGTGATCCAGCCCGGCGGGGCTTATGATTATGTATCAGGCTGTCCGCTCGCCACGCCCGAAGGGGCGATGGTCGGCAGCTATATGATGGAAATGGGCGACGGCGATCAAAGCCTAGTCGCCATCCCCGAATTTCCGCTCGTGGCGCCAGCGACCGCCAAATGA
- a CDS encoding PaaI family thioesterase has translation MNWAATMPLAATLGIEFDLVTREKVQGRLPVRKEICTAGEIVHGGTIMAFADCLGAIGAYLALPEGASSTTTIESKTNFLGGGPLGSTLIGEATPVKIGKRLSVWQTLIRTDAGAQVALVTQTQMVLWPG, from the coding sequence ATGAACTGGGCCGCAACCATGCCCTTGGCGGCAACGCTGGGGATCGAATTCGACTTGGTAACAAGGGAAAAGGTGCAAGGCCGCCTGCCCGTCCGGAAGGAGATTTGCACCGCGGGCGAGATCGTCCATGGCGGGACGATCATGGCCTTTGCCGATTGCCTGGGCGCCATTGGTGCCTATCTGGCGCTTCCCGAAGGCGCCAGCAGCACAACCACCATCGAAAGCAAGACCAATTTCCTCGGTGGTGGGCCGCTCGGCTCGACGCTGATCGGCGAAGCGACCCCGGTGAAGATCGGCAAACGCCTGTCGGTATGGCAGACACTTATCCGCACCGATGCCGGGGCCCAGGTCGCGCTGGTGACCCAGACGCAGATGGTGCTTTGGCCCGGCTGA
- a CDS encoding PaaI family thioesterase, which yields MLGLQMVQRGDGRCRMAIEIDPVRHFNPHGVAHGGVAYSLADTAMGGALTSRLNPAFWCATLEIKFNYHVGVRAGLLTCEAEVLHQGKRIANMEARLFQHDRLVASANGNFAIFPAPTAGETENA from the coding sequence ATGCTCGGCCTGCAAATGGTCCAGCGTGGCGATGGACGATGCCGCATGGCGATCGAGATCGATCCCGTGCGGCATTTCAATCCGCATGGGGTAGCCCATGGCGGCGTTGCCTATTCGCTGGCCGATACAGCGATGGGTGGAGCGCTGACCAGCCGCCTCAACCCCGCTTTTTGGTGCGCCACGCTGGAGATCAAGTTCAACTATCATGTCGGAGTGCGCGCGGGCCTTTTGACGTGCGAGGCGGAAGTCCTGCATCAGGGCAAACGTATCGCCAATATGGAAGCCCGCTTGTTCCAGCATGACCGGCTGGTTGCGAGCGCCAATGGTAACTTTGCCATTTTTCCGGCGCCCACAGCTGGCGAGACCGAAAACGCCTGA
- the parE gene encoding DNA topoisomerase IV subunit B, which produces MSHDLFDSDAPAGEAYDASQIEVLEGLEPVRRRPGMYIGGTDERALHHLAAEVIDNSMDEAVAGHANRIEIILEPGNRLTVVDNGRGIPVDPHPKYPGKSALEVILTTLHSGGKFEGKAYATSGGLHGVGVSVVNALSVDTEIEVARSKQLYRQRFSRGLPQGALEELGPTPNRRGTSVSFVPDPQIFGEHNRFRPQRLYRLARSKAYLFAGVEIRWKCAPELIGDDTPTEAVFQFPGGLADHLKEQVGTRECATAEPFVGRQDFPDDQGRAEWAITWPLWSDGSFSWYCNTIPTPAGGTHENGLRAALTKGLRAFGELVGQKKAAQITAEDVFNGGEMMLSVFIRDPQFQSQTKDRLSSPEAAKFTENAVRDHFDHFLSDNMDRGRALLGLVLERMDERLKRKAEREVKRKTATSARKLRLPGKLTDCANNGPEGTELFIVEGDSAGGSAKQARDRKTQAILPIRGKILNVASASADKIRANQEIADLALALGCGMRKDCDADRLRYERIVIMTDADVDGAHIATLLMTFFFQEMPDIVKRGHVYLAQPPLYRLTAGATSAYARDDEHRAELEATLFKGKKVDVGRFKGLGEMNPNQLKETTMDPATRSLLRVTLPQEYEERHQVKDLVDRLMGKHPEHRFQFIQANAATLDEAAIDA; this is translated from the coding sequence ATGAGTCACGATTTGTTCGATAGCGATGCTCCCGCCGGAGAAGCCTATGACGCCTCGCAAATTGAGGTGCTGGAGGGGCTGGAACCCGTTCGCCGACGACCGGGCATGTATATTGGCGGCACCGACGAACGCGCGTTGCATCATCTTGCCGCTGAAGTGATCGACAACAGTATGGATGAGGCCGTCGCAGGCCACGCCAACCGTATCGAAATCATATTGGAGCCGGGCAATCGTCTGACCGTGGTGGACAATGGTCGCGGGATTCCGGTCGACCCCCATCCGAAATATCCCGGAAAATCGGCGCTGGAAGTGATTTTGACGACGCTGCATTCGGGGGGCAAGTTCGAGGGTAAGGCTTATGCGACGTCGGGCGGGCTACACGGCGTCGGCGTCAGCGTCGTCAATGCGCTGTCGGTGGATACCGAAATTGAGGTCGCGCGCAGCAAGCAGCTTTACCGCCAGCGTTTTTCGCGCGGCCTTCCGCAGGGAGCGTTGGAGGAATTGGGGCCGACCCCCAATCGGCGCGGCACCAGCGTTTCCTTCGTCCCCGATCCGCAAATTTTCGGCGAGCATAATCGGTTCAGGCCCCAGCGCCTCTATCGACTCGCCCGATCGAAGGCCTATTTGTTCGCGGGCGTCGAAATCCGCTGGAAATGCGCGCCCGAACTGATCGGCGATGACACGCCGACAGAAGCGGTATTCCAATTTCCCGGCGGCCTCGCTGATCATCTGAAGGAACAGGTCGGAACCCGCGAATGCGCCACCGCCGAGCCCTTTGTGGGGCGGCAGGATTTTCCCGACGATCAGGGGCGCGCCGAATGGGCCATTACCTGGCCCCTCTGGTCCGACGGGTCGTTCAGCTGGTATTGCAACACCATTCCCACCCCCGCCGGCGGAACGCATGAAAATGGCCTGCGCGCGGCATTGACCAAGGGGCTACGCGCCTTTGGCGAACTGGTGGGCCAGAAAAAGGCCGCGCAGATCACCGCCGAGGATGTGTTCAACGGTGGCGAAATGATGTTGTCAGTGTTCATTCGCGACCCGCAGTTTCAAAGCCAGACCAAGGATCGACTTTCGAGCCCCGAAGCCGCCAAGTTCACCGAAAATGCGGTTCGCGACCATTTCGATCATTTTCTATCCGACAATATGGACCGCGGCCGCGCCCTGCTGGGGCTGGTGCTGGAGCGGATGGACGAGCGGCTGAAGCGCAAGGCCGAGCGCGAGGTCAAACGCAAAACTGCGACCAGCGCGCGCAAGCTGCGTCTGCCCGGCAAATTGACGGACTGTGCGAACAATGGTCCGGAAGGTACGGAATTATTTATCGTCGAAGGCGATAGCGCGGGCGGCAGCGCCAAGCAGGCGCGCGACCGCAAGACACAGGCGATCCTGCCTATTCGCGGCAAGATTTTGAATGTTGCGAGCGCGAGCGCCGACAAGATTCGTGCCAATCAGGAAATCGCCGACCTCGCGCTGGCGCTGGGGTGCGGGATGCGCAAGGATTGCGACGCTGACCGGCTGCGTTACGAACGTATCGTCATCATGACCGACGCCGATGTTGACGGCGCGCACATCGCCACTCTGCTGATGACCTTTTTCTTTCAGGAAATGCCCGACATTGTGAAGCGCGGCCATGTCTATCTGGCGCAGCCGCCGCTCTATCGCCTGACCGCGGGGGCCACCTCTGCCTATGCCCGCGACGACGAGCATCGCGCCGAGCTGGAAGCGACGCTGTTCAAGGGCAAGAAGGTCGATGTCGGTCGCTTCAAGGGGCTGGGGGAAATGAACCCCAATCAGCTCAAGGAAACAACGATGGACCCCGCGACGCGTAGCCTGCTGCGCGTGACGCTGCCGCAGGAATATGAAGAGCGGCATCAGGTCAAGGATCTGGTCGACCGGCTGATGGGCAAGCATCCCGAACATCGGTTTCAGTTCATTCAGGCCAATGCGGCGACGCTGGACGAGGCCGCCATCGACGCCTGA
- a CDS encoding serine hydrolase, with translation MGQQRFGRASLAAALLGLSIFIASPGTAQTQPSVAEATDKTGKPQDAAAEDSAFERRAAQLVDLFSGRLNYGAYFAPLFQAAVSEAQFEALRANLITAYGEPLAVEAVEPLDPWRGTARLRFARASGTVTMEVSPDGEQRVTGLRIQNFILPGDSFAAVSSEMATLPGKAGFLVAEIDNDDIRPLASLHGDAQFAVGSTYKLYLLGELAAQIAAGEHRWDAVVPLTHQSFSSAATAGWATDTPVTIQTLANWMIAVSDNGAADTLLHLLGRERIEAYMRGTGHEAPSRNIPMLSTVEAFALKGVNFASERRAFIAADDAAQRQMVEGWADRLTLANVDGVSFAGKPRYIDALEWFASPRDIAQAMAALRSQGAPEAMQALAINNGVGPEAAKGWRYLGYKGGSELGVMSMTLLGQREADGKWFVVTASWNNPDADTAAVTMIGLVGRLLQLALKAD, from the coding sequence ATGGGACAACAGCGATTTGGCCGTGCTTCTCTGGCCGCCGCACTGTTGGGCTTGTCCATCTTCATCGCGTCGCCGGGAACCGCGCAAACCCAGCCATCCGTCGCTGAAGCGACCGACAAGACTGGAAAGCCACAGGACGCAGCCGCGGAGGATAGCGCTTTTGAGCGGCGCGCGGCGCAACTGGTCGATCTTTTCAGCGGACGCCTGAATTATGGGGCATATTTTGCACCGCTGTTTCAGGCGGCGGTATCCGAAGCGCAGTTTGAGGCGCTGCGCGCCAATCTGATTACGGCCTATGGCGAGCCGCTTGCCGTCGAAGCGGTTGAGCCGCTCGATCCGTGGCGGGGGACAGCCAGGCTGCGCTTTGCGCGGGCCAGCGGCACGGTGACGATGGAGGTGTCCCCCGACGGCGAACAGCGCGTGACCGGGCTGCGCATCCAGAATTTCATCCTGCCGGGTGACAGTTTCGCGGCGGTGAGCAGCGAAATGGCGACGCTGCCCGGAAAGGCCGGGTTTCTGGTCGCCGAGATTGACAATGACGACATACGCCCTCTGGCGTCGCTGCACGGGGATGCGCAATTCGCGGTCGGGTCGACCTACAAGCTCTATCTGCTGGGAGAATTGGCCGCGCAAATCGCGGCGGGCGAGCATCGCTGGGATGCAGTGGTGCCCCTCACCCACCAAAGCTTTTCGTCGGCCGCGACGGCGGGTTGGGCGACCGATACGCCGGTGACAATCCAGACACTGGCCAATTGGATGATTGCGGTGAGCGACAATGGCGCTGCGGACACCTTGCTGCACTTGCTGGGGCGCGAGCGGATCGAGGCCTATATGCGCGGCACCGGGCATGAGGCGCCGTCGCGCAATATTCCCATGCTGAGCACGGTAGAGGCTTTTGCCCTGAAGGGCGTCAATTTTGCCAGCGAGCGGCGCGCGTTTATCGCGGCGGATGATGCGGCGCAGCGGCAGATGGTGGAAGGCTGGGCGGACCGGCTGACGCTGGCTAATGTGGACGGCGTCAGCTTTGCCGGGAAACCGCGCTATATCGATGCGCTGGAATGGTTTGCAAGCCCTCGCGACATTGCGCAGGCGATGGCCGCGCTACGCTCACAGGGGGCGCCCGAAGCGATGCAGGCGCTGGCGATCAACAATGGCGTGGGGCCGGAGGCCGCCAAAGGCTGGCGTTATCTCGGCTATAAGGGCGGGTCCGAGCTGGGGGTCATGTCGATGACTCTGCTCGGCCAGCGTGAGGCCGATGGCAAATGGTTCGTTGTGACCGCAAGTTGGAACAACCCGGACGCCGATACAGCGGCGGTAACGATGATCGGTCTCGTCGGGCGGCTGCTCCAGCTTGCGCTGAAGGCCGATTAG
- the recO gene encoding DNA repair protein RecO: MARLNAEAIVCALRAHGEHGAILRALTREAGLVAGYVRGGRSRRLRPILIPGNLIALDLRARTEEQLASATAELLLSRAPLLAEPLHASAVEWSATLTAATLPENQPYPALFDTLGAVLDAVAVAPAARHWGAALARYELLLLAELGFGLALDECVVTGSRDELAFVSPKSGAAVSAGAAAGYERRLLPLPPFLAGAGEAPPMREVIAALAITGHFLERDLFDARNRDLLDVRERLIARLNRAVA, translated from the coding sequence TTGGCCCGGCTGAACGCCGAGGCAATCGTCTGCGCGTTGCGCGCGCATGGCGAGCATGGCGCGATTTTGCGCGCGCTGACGCGAGAGGCCGGGCTGGTGGCGGGCTATGTGCGCGGGGGGCGGTCGCGGCGCCTGCGCCCCATTCTCATCCCCGGCAATCTGATCGCGCTCGACCTGCGCGCCCGGACCGAAGAGCAATTGGCGAGCGCCACCGCCGAATTGCTGCTCAGCCGTGCGCCCCTGCTTGCTGAACCCCTGCACGCCTCGGCGGTCGAATGGTCGGCGACGCTGACGGCGGCGACCCTGCCTGAAAATCAGCCTTATCCGGCGCTGTTCGACACGCTCGGCGCCGTGCTGGATGCGGTGGCCGTCGCCCCCGCGGCGCGCCACTGGGGGGCGGCGCTCGCCCGCTATGAGCTGCTTTTGCTCGCTGAACTGGGGTTCGGCCTTGCGCTTGATGAATGCGTGGTCACGGGCAGCAGGGATGAGCTTGCATTCGTCAGTCCCAAATCGGGCGCCGCCGTTAGTGCCGGGGCCGCCGCCGGCTATGAACGCCGCTTATTGCCCTTGCCGCCCTTTCTGGCCGGGGCAGGAGAGGCGCCGCCGATGCGCGAGGTGATTGCCGCACTGGCGATTACGGGCCATTTTCTTGAACGCGACCTGTTCGATGCGCGAAACCGCGATTTGCTGGACGTAAGGGAAAGATTGATCGCCCGGCTCAACAGGGCGGTTGCGTGA